Proteins encoded by one window of uncultured Draconibacterium sp.:
- a CDS encoding DUF3859 domain-containing protein, protein MAKRRPTFKLYSFGEYAKWDRESKEIPKILEFKTEINADIGTEFGYVLHIKNGKGEKVDFQIDHPPFKDDEGKIRPPFTGEQFIRTNDFEFYLGDCIWEPLEDKLGKWELTTWYKGKVVANKTFILK, encoded by the coding sequence ATGGCAAAACGACGACCAACATTTAAATTATACAGTTTCGGAGAGTACGCGAAATGGGACCGGGAGAGCAAGGAAATTCCAAAAATACTGGAGTTTAAAACAGAAATTAATGCCGATATTGGTACAGAGTTTGGCTACGTGCTACACATAAAAAACGGAAAGGGAGAAAAAGTTGATTTTCAGATTGACCATCCTCCATTTAAAGACGATGAAGGAAAAATCAGACCTCCGTTTACCGGCGAACAGTTTATTCGCACCAACGATTTTGAGTTTTATCTTGGCGATTGTATATGGGAACCGCTTGAAGACAAACTGGGAAAATGGGAATTAACTACCTGGTATAAGGGCAAAGTAGTAGCTAATAAAACTTTTATACTGAAATAG
- a CDS encoding Ig-like domain-containing domain, with protein sequence MQLKGKLPLIFIALLAWVVIISSCANIGMPAGGPRDTVPPVLLETSPEYKALNFNKDNVRFTFNEYLQTDKISEQLVISPPLEKRPLIKTKSKTLIIQFNEDLKDSVTYSMDFKNSVVDNNEQNPLENLRFSFSTGPEYDSLRVAGRVINSFNLEPNEDGSLLVLHSNLHDSAVYRVRPDYIAKTDEEGLFMIDNIAAGTYNLFAINDLNNDLMYNEGAEEIAFVDSLVIPEAHFHAEADTLVSGVDSMLVLGHTHFSPEPFYMRYFMEDIFDQYVESTERESRNKCLFLFNESVADTFSIRLIDREANNWQKFEYGQKMDSILMWITDTMVSRYDSLFMELSYMQLDSAGQPYVQNDTVLMHYEDPKEEPQKKDRRRVREESEEEVEPKPEPIPQFNWQADIPSTMELNGVVRFVSPEPVDTFNTSMVKMYLTEDTLKTPLPITVQKDISKYRSYSIRYNWEPLTDYSFEIDSAACVNIFGITSKAFSKRFSTREEDYYGSLEFVFSNVSMPTIVQILKNNDEEEVLRSKTITEDGSVMFEYLAPEKYKVKVIYDSNGNGKWDEGSFQDKIQPERVAYVQEVIKLRSNWSESHSWDLTPDPLFSKNIRDREEEERKRKEELEKRQKEEEEERNNSMFRPGSSSGGGLQRM encoded by the coding sequence ATGCAGTTAAAGGGAAAATTACCACTTATATTTATCGCTCTGCTGGCCTGGGTTGTAATCATTTCTTCATGTGCCAATATAGGTATGCCGGCAGGAGGGCCGCGCGACACGGTGCCACCGGTATTACTTGAAACTAGTCCTGAATACAAAGCGCTGAATTTCAATAAAGACAACGTTAGGTTTACATTTAACGAATACCTTCAGACGGATAAAATATCGGAGCAACTTGTTATTTCTCCGCCACTGGAAAAACGCCCGCTAATTAAAACCAAATCGAAAACATTGATTATTCAGTTTAATGAAGATTTGAAAGACAGTGTAACTTACTCAATGGATTTTAAAAATTCGGTAGTAGATAATAACGAGCAAAATCCATTAGAAAATTTACGTTTTTCGTTTAGTACCGGGCCTGAATATGATTCCTTACGAGTTGCTGGCCGGGTAATAAACAGTTTTAACCTGGAACCAAACGAAGACGGATCTTTGTTGGTGTTGCATTCAAATCTGCACGATTCGGCGGTGTACAGGGTGCGACCCGATTACATTGCTAAAACGGATGAAGAAGGATTGTTTATGATTGATAATATTGCAGCAGGAACCTACAACCTGTTTGCCATTAACGACCTGAATAACGATCTGATGTATAACGAGGGAGCTGAAGAAATAGCTTTCGTGGATTCGTTGGTGATACCAGAGGCACATTTTCATGCCGAAGCTGATACCTTGGTTAGCGGAGTGGATTCGATGTTGGTTTTGGGGCATACTCATTTTTCGCCTGAGCCTTTTTACATGCGGTATTTTATGGAGGATATTTTCGATCAGTACGTTGAATCAACTGAACGAGAGAGCCGGAATAAATGTTTATTTCTGTTCAATGAATCGGTTGCTGACACCTTTTCGATAAGACTTATTGATAGAGAGGCAAACAACTGGCAAAAATTCGAATATGGTCAGAAAATGGATTCAATACTGATGTGGATCACTGATACAATGGTTTCCAGGTACGATTCGCTTTTCATGGAATTATCTTATATGCAGTTGGATTCGGCCGGACAGCCTTATGTACAAAACGATACCGTTTTAATGCATTATGAAGATCCGAAAGAGGAACCTCAAAAGAAAGACAGGAGAAGAGTCAGGGAAGAGTCAGAGGAGGAAGTGGAACCGAAGCCGGAACCGATACCTCAGTTTAACTGGCAGGCTGATATTCCTTCAACAATGGAATTAAATGGTGTGGTAAGGTTTGTATCGCCCGAACCCGTTGATACGTTCAATACTTCAATGGTGAAGATGTATTTAACAGAGGACACATTAAAAACACCATTGCCAATAACCGTACAGAAAGACATTTCAAAATACCGGAGTTATTCAATTCGTTATAATTGGGAACCATTAACTGATTACAGTTTTGAGATTGATTCAGCTGCATGTGTTAATATTTTTGGCATTACCAGTAAAGCGTTTTCAAAGCGTTTTTCCACGCGTGAAGAAGATTATTATGGAAGTCTGGAATTTGTGTTCTCCAATGTTTCAATGCCCACCATCGTGCAGATTCTGAAAAATAATGACGAAGAAGAAGTATTGCGAAGTAAGACCATTACGGAAGATGGTTCGGTGATGTTTGAATACCTCGCTCCTGAAAAATACAAAGTAAAAGTAATATACGATTCCAATGGAAACGGAAAGTGGGACGAGGGAAGTTTTCAGGATAAAATACAGCCCGAACGTGTTGCTTACGTTCAGGAGGTAATAAAATTACGTTCGAACTGGAGCGAAAGTCACAGTTGGGATTTAACGCCCGACCCGCTGTTTAGTAAAAATATTCGCGACCGTGAAGAGGAAGAACGGAAACGAAAAGAAGAACTGGAAAAAAGACAAAAAGAAGAGGAAGAGGAACGAAATAACAGTATGTTCAGACCGGGTAGCAGTTCAGGTGGCGGTTTACAACGAATGTAA
- the rnr gene encoding ribonuclease R, translated as MGKKKKNKLRKKKRGGTYNKKKLKNAILSTLYENPGKTVNYRQISGTLSIKDPETRKLINVVLQELADDGYLDQISRGKFKLKARTGTVTGIVEMQPQGFAYVNSDELEHPVVISSRNLKHAMEGDKVRIHVYARRKKHDIEGEVTEILERAKTIFVGTVQTTKNFAFLIPAGKVGFDIFVPKEKLNGAKNGQKAIAEIKDWPANARSPFGEIIEVLGDTGDNDAEMHAILAEFELPHKFPQNVDKAAEKIPLEIPEDEIKKRRDMRKTTTFTIDPADAKDFDDALSLKKLNNGNWEVGVHIADVTHYVRPNTIIESEAQDRATSVYLVDRVVPMLPERLSNGVCSLRPNEDKLCFSAVFEITEDAKVKKQWFGKTAIHSDRRFTYEEAQTIIETGEGDFAEEILKLNELAIKLRDDRFSEGSIAFERIEMKFDIDEKGKPISVAFKESKESNHLIEEFMLLANKKVAEFIGKVPEKKTPKTFVYRIHDKPDPDKLVSFNTFIKRFGHGIQLTTPRAISTSLNKLLTEVKGKNEQNVVETLAIRTMAKAAYSTRNIGHYGLSFDYYTHFTSPIRRYPDMMVHRLLEKYLSGARSANEQKYEDLCKHSSDMESKAANAERASIKYKQVEFMQDHIGKTYKGTISGVTDWGIYVELENKIEGMIPIAELDDDFYIFDEKNYALVGRHSKKSYQLGEEINVRVWRTNLERKQLDFRLAEQEVK; from the coding sequence ATGGGAAAAAAGAAAAAGAATAAACTGCGTAAGAAAAAACGCGGAGGAACTTACAACAAGAAAAAACTTAAAAACGCTATACTTTCAACCCTTTACGAAAACCCCGGGAAAACAGTTAACTACCGCCAAATATCAGGAACACTGAGCATAAAAGATCCTGAAACACGAAAACTCATTAACGTTGTTTTGCAGGAACTTGCCGATGATGGTTATCTCGATCAGATATCGCGAGGTAAGTTTAAACTAAAAGCGCGCACCGGAACCGTAACAGGTATTGTAGAAATGCAACCACAGGGTTTTGCCTATGTTAACAGCGACGAGTTGGAGCATCCGGTTGTAATTTCTTCGCGTAACCTTAAACATGCCATGGAAGGCGACAAAGTTCGCATTCACGTGTATGCACGGCGCAAAAAACACGATATTGAAGGCGAAGTAACTGAAATACTGGAACGTGCAAAAACAATCTTTGTGGGAACAGTTCAAACCACCAAAAACTTTGCATTCCTTATTCCTGCCGGAAAAGTTGGATTCGATATTTTTGTTCCTAAGGAAAAGCTAAATGGAGCAAAAAACGGTCAAAAAGCAATTGCTGAAATTAAGGACTGGCCAGCAAATGCACGCAGTCCGTTTGGCGAAATAATTGAAGTGTTGGGTGATACCGGCGATAATGATGCCGAAATGCACGCGATACTTGCCGAGTTTGAACTTCCACACAAATTTCCGCAAAACGTTGACAAAGCAGCTGAAAAAATTCCGCTTGAAATCCCTGAAGATGAAATAAAAAAGCGGCGCGATATGCGCAAAACAACAACCTTCACTATCGATCCTGCCGATGCAAAAGATTTCGACGATGCACTGTCGCTAAAAAAACTAAACAACGGAAACTGGGAAGTTGGTGTGCACATTGCCGATGTTACACATTACGTACGACCAAATACTATTATTGAATCGGAGGCACAAGATCGCGCAACGTCCGTTTATCTGGTCGACCGGGTTGTGCCAATGCTCCCGGAAAGGTTATCGAACGGTGTTTGTTCGCTTCGCCCTAATGAAGATAAGTTGTGTTTTTCGGCTGTTTTTGAAATTACAGAAGACGCAAAAGTGAAAAAACAGTGGTTTGGCAAAACGGCCATCCACTCCGATCGCCGCTTTACTTACGAAGAAGCACAGACAATTATTGAAACCGGAGAAGGCGATTTCGCTGAAGAAATATTAAAACTAAACGAACTGGCCATTAAACTGCGCGATGATCGTTTTTCAGAAGGATCGATTGCTTTTGAGCGAATAGAAATGAAATTCGATATCGACGAAAAAGGGAAACCAATTTCCGTTGCATTTAAGGAATCAAAAGAATCAAATCACCTGATTGAGGAATTTATGTTGCTGGCCAACAAAAAGGTAGCCGAATTTATCGGCAAAGTACCCGAAAAGAAAACGCCAAAAACCTTTGTTTACCGGATTCACGATAAACCGGATCCCGATAAACTGGTTTCGTTCAATACTTTTATCAAGCGTTTTGGACACGGAATTCAACTTACAACACCACGGGCCATTTCAACCTCGTTAAATAAATTACTTACTGAGGTAAAGGGCAAAAACGAACAAAATGTTGTTGAAACACTGGCCATTCGAACCATGGCAAAAGCGGCGTATTCAACACGAAATATTGGTCACTACGGTTTATCGTTCGATTATTACACACATTTCACCTCTCCCATAAGGCGATATCCCGATATGATGGTTCATCGGTTACTGGAAAAATATCTGAGCGGAGCACGATCTGCCAACGAGCAGAAATACGAGGATTTATGCAAACACTCTTCTGACATGGAGTCTAAGGCAGCTAATGCTGAACGTGCATCGATAAAATACAAACAGGTAGAATTTATGCAGGACCACATTGGCAAAACCTATAAAGGAACTATTTCAGGTGTAACCGATTGGGGTATTTATGTGGAGCTTGAAAACAAAATTGAGGGGATGATTCCAATTGCTGAGCTGGATGACGATTTCTACATTTTCGATGAAAAAAATTATGCACTGGTTGGCCGACATTCCAAAAAAAGCTATCAGCTTGGCGAAGAAATAAATGTACGGGTATGGCGTACAAATCTCGAGCGAAAACAGCTTGATTTCAGACTTGCAGAGCAAGAAGTAAAATAG
- a CDS encoding TetR/AcrR family transcriptional regulator yields the protein MQNSTETANKKDVNRENILKIAREIFSKYGYKKTTLDDIANAVRKGKSSLYYYFKSKEDLFQAVIMKEVEILAHELEIVINRNTDPVDKLRDYILTKMATFRNLANFYHAIENDVTAVGFIDEVKIKYEQDEIRMIKRILIEGVRKNEFEIYDFNLAAIGITTAIKGLEMPLAAGNYSDVNLERSVDIILKIMCYGIMKR from the coding sequence ATGCAAAATTCAACGGAAACTGCGAATAAGAAGGATGTCAACAGGGAAAATATCCTAAAAATTGCCCGTGAAATTTTCAGCAAATACGGCTACAAAAAAACCACACTCGACGACATTGCCAATGCAGTGCGTAAAGGAAAAAGCTCACTTTATTACTATTTTAAAAGTAAAGAAGATCTTTTTCAGGCGGTTATTATGAAAGAGGTTGAGATATTGGCTCACGAACTTGAGATTGTGATTAACAGGAATACTGATCCGGTAGATAAGTTACGCGATTACATTCTAACCAAAATGGCAACATTCCGTAACCTTGCCAACTTTTATCATGCCATTGAAAATGATGTTACCGCAGTTGGGTTTATTGATGAAGTAAAAATTAAATACGAACAAGATGAGATCAGAATGATCAAACGAATTCTGATAGAAGGTGTTCGGAAAAATGAATTTGAAATTTACGATTTTAACCTGGCAGCAATTGGTATAACCACCGCAATTAAAGGATTGGAAATGCCGTTGGCAGCCGGTAATTACAGCGACGTAAATTTGGAACGCAGTGTTGATATTATTCTGAAGATCATGTGTTACGGAATAATGAAGAGGTAG
- a CDS encoding family 10 glycosylhydrolase translates to MKKLLPSLTLIFLFSLVLSAQPKYEFRAVWVATVVNIDWPSKPGLTTEAQKREIVDILNLHKSLGMNAIILQIRPAADAFYQSDLEPWSRYLTGVQGQAPNPYYDPFKFWIEECHKRGMELHAWLNPYRVAQKYDDPLSTTHIAFQHPEWILKYGDRLYFDPGLPQTREFVTDVVEDIVTRYDVDAIHFDDYFYPYPLKEEFPDTTSFALYNRGFAPENKADWRRENVDITIKMLNDSIKAIKPWVKFGISPFGVWRNKADDPLGSDTKAGSTNYDHLYANIIKWQEEGWIDYTLPQLYWQIGHPAVDFNLLANWWKNHAYGRAMYIGQAPYKISSTSTTKEWTEPDQLAKQINILRSIPEIQGSSFYSSKWFKDDLLGFQDSLRTNYYRKQAIVPGMPWIDNEAPEPLVKIKKSGRKLKWTPTETQNELDKAWNYVLYLNQKGEEFAPNSAKYIYTITKDQELKFERINRKKKKYELRISVLDRLSNESNLSDPITVKL, encoded by the coding sequence ATGAAAAAACTTTTGCCTTCCTTAACATTAATCTTTCTTTTTTCGCTTGTTTTAAGTGCACAACCGAAATACGAATTCAGAGCTGTTTGGGTTGCAACCGTTGTTAATATTGACTGGCCATCGAAACCGGGCCTGACCACAGAAGCTCAAAAAAGAGAAATCGTTGACATCTTAAACTTGCATAAAAGTTTAGGTATGAATGCCATTATCCTGCAGATACGACCGGCTGCCGACGCATTCTACCAGTCGGATCTTGAGCCGTGGTCGCGTTACCTTACAGGCGTTCAGGGACAGGCACCCAATCCTTACTACGATCCGTTTAAATTTTGGATAGAAGAATGTCATAAACGTGGAATGGAGTTGCATGCCTGGCTAAATCCTTATCGTGTTGCACAAAAGTACGATGATCCGCTTTCTACCACCCATATTGCATTTCAGCACCCTGAATGGATATTAAAATATGGTGATCGTTTATATTTCGATCCCGGTTTGCCACAAACGCGCGAATTTGTAACAGATGTTGTTGAGGATATTGTAACTCGTTATGATGTTGATGCTATACATTTCGATGATTATTTCTATCCGTACCCGCTTAAAGAAGAATTTCCGGATACTACTTCCTTTGCATTATACAACAGAGGATTTGCACCGGAAAACAAAGCCGACTGGCGACGCGAAAATGTTGACATTACCATAAAAATGTTGAACGATTCGATAAAAGCCATAAAACCCTGGGTAAAATTTGGTATCAGTCCGTTTGGTGTTTGGCGAAACAAAGCCGACGATCCGCTTGGCTCCGATACAAAAGCCGGATCGACAAATTACGACCATTTGTATGCCAATATTATAAAATGGCAAGAGGAAGGATGGATTGATTACACTTTGCCGCAGCTTTACTGGCAAATCGGTCATCCCGCCGTTGATTTTAACCTGCTTGCGAACTGGTGGAAAAACCATGCTTACGGCAGAGCTATGTATATTGGACAGGCACCTTACAAAATTAGCAGCACCTCAACTACCAAGGAATGGACAGAACCAGATCAGCTGGCCAAACAAATAAATATTCTGCGATCGATACCGGAAATTCAGGGGTCATCGTTTTACAGCAGCAAATGGTTTAAGGATGATTTATTGGGTTTTCAGGACAGTTTACGAACAAACTATTATCGAAAACAAGCGATAGTACCAGGCATGCCGTGGATAGATAATGAGGCACCTGAACCACTGGTGAAAATTAAAAAGTCGGGGAGAAAATTAAAATGGACACCGACAGAGACGCAAAATGAATTGGACAAGGCCTGGAATTATGTACTTTACCTTAACCAGAAAGGAGAAGAATTTGCCCCAAACAGTGCTAAATATATTTACACCATTACCAAAGATCAGGAATTAAAATTTGAACGCATAAACCGCAAGAAGAAAAAATATGAGCTTCGGATTTCGGTGCTCGATCGTTTGAGTAACGAAAGTAATTTATCCGATCCGATAACGGTTAAGCTCTGA
- a CDS encoding SOS response-associated peptidase, whose translation MCYDIKTKVEAALKRARHYGNEEAIQMLIEQFRPFLEEEIFHVSGFQHPKILIYTSKHFKLPAIATWGLVPFWVKNEQQQLDIWNKTINARGESIFEKPSFRTSAKSKRCLVYIDGFFEHHHFGSNKYPFYIQRMDGEPIVLGGLWDEWTNKETGEVVNSFTIVTTKANALMKKIHNNPKLKEARMPLILNDEEADKWLNGSADEAKKMITPAPDGFLKAHTVRRIRGKEAVGNSPKAIEEFIYPELKFRA comes from the coding sequence ATGTGTTACGACATTAAAACAAAAGTAGAGGCAGCATTAAAACGTGCCCGGCATTATGGTAACGAAGAAGCCATTCAAATGTTGATTGAACAGTTTCGTCCGTTTCTGGAGGAGGAGATTTTTCATGTTTCGGGTTTTCAGCATCCCAAAATTTTAATTTATACCAGCAAGCATTTTAAGCTACCGGCAATTGCTACCTGGGGGTTGGTACCTTTTTGGGTGAAGAATGAACAACAGCAACTCGATATTTGGAATAAAACAATTAATGCACGTGGCGAGAGCATTTTCGAAAAACCTTCGTTTCGCACATCTGCAAAATCAAAACGATGTCTGGTCTACATTGATGGTTTTTTTGAACACCACCATTTTGGAAGTAATAAGTATCCGTTTTACATTCAACGCATGGATGGCGAGCCAATTGTTTTGGGCGGATTATGGGATGAATGGACCAACAAGGAAACTGGTGAGGTTGTAAATTCGTTTACCATTGTTACCACCAAAGCCAATGCGTTAATGAAGAAAATTCATAATAACCCTAAATTGAAGGAAGCTCGGATGCCCTTAATCCTAAACGATGAAGAGGCTGACAAATGGCTCAATGGTTCTGCTGACGAAGCAAAAAAAATGATTACTCCCGCACCTGATGGATTTTTGAAAGCACACACAGTTCGGCGTATACGTGGTAAAGAAGCCGTTGGTAATTCGCCGAAAGCAATTGAAGAATTTATTTATCCCGAGCTAAAATTCAGAGCTTAA
- a CDS encoding NAD-dependent epimerase/dehydratase family protein — translation MIFVTGGTGLVGAHLLFELCSKEKKVRALKRPTSNLNQVLHTFAYYTDKPRLLFDKIEWVDGDILDYYSLENLLSGISEIYHCVAIVSFDSKERQRMISNNVEGTGNLVNAAIENGVKKICHVSSIAALGKTQNGQSVTEETNWVPSKKNSGYSESKFFSEAEIWRGIEEGLDAIIVNPSIIFGPANWETGSAKIFKTIWDGMKFYTKGVTGFVDVFDVVRPMIALMNDENFEICKNQRYLLSSENLSYQEVFTQIADVLQKPKPTIWATDFLIGFVWRAATFASWFTRKPSLITREAATGRNAVNNFNGSKVTRQIGYEYLPVSESITRTALLLKKDMSVN, via the coding sequence ATGATTTTTGTAACAGGAGGTACCGGTTTAGTTGGGGCACATTTACTGTTTGAATTATGCAGTAAAGAGAAAAAAGTTCGAGCTTTAAAGCGCCCGACGAGTAATTTAAATCAGGTGCTGCATACCTTTGCATACTACACCGATAAACCCCGGCTATTGTTTGATAAAATTGAATGGGTTGATGGCGATATTCTGGATTATTATTCGTTGGAGAATTTACTAAGTGGAATCTCCGAAATTTACCATTGCGTGGCTATTGTTTCGTTCGATAGCAAGGAACGGCAACGAATGATTTCAAACAATGTTGAGGGTACCGGAAACTTGGTAAATGCAGCTATCGAAAATGGTGTGAAAAAGATCTGTCATGTGAGTTCTATAGCAGCTTTGGGTAAAACGCAAAACGGACAATCGGTAACAGAAGAAACCAACTGGGTGCCATCAAAGAAAAATTCGGGTTACTCTGAAAGCAAATTTTTTTCGGAGGCAGAAATCTGGCGGGGAATAGAAGAAGGTCTGGATGCAATAATCGTTAATCCGTCTATTATTTTTGGTCCGGCAAATTGGGAAACCGGAAGTGCCAAAATCTTTAAAACCATATGGGACGGAATGAAATTCTACACAAAAGGGGTGACTGGATTTGTTGATGTTTTTGATGTTGTTCGTCCGATGATTGCATTGATGAATGATGAAAACTTTGAAATCTGCAAAAATCAGCGTTACCTGTTAAGCTCCGAAAACTTGAGTTACCAGGAAGTTTTTACCCAAATTGCGGATGTTCTGCAGAAACCAAAACCAACAATTTGGGCAACTGATTTTTTGATTGGATTTGTTTGGCGTGCTGCAACTTTTGCCAGCTGGTTTACGCGAAAACCATCGCTAATAACGCGTGAAGCCGCCACCGGAAGAAATGCTGTAAATAACTTTAATGGATCAAAAGTTACCCGCCAAATAGGTTACGAATACTTACCGGTTAGTGAATCGATAACAAGAACTGCTCTTCTTCTTAAAAAGGATATGTCTGTAAATTAA
- a CDS encoding pyridoxamine 5'-phosphate oxidase family protein, protein MRTYFIEDRKEIDEVIRACKTCFLAMSVDNQPYVLPMNFALDGDSIILHSAMEGRMWETIKTNPQVCINWTLGEELAWQDERVGCSYRVKSKSVNVEGKVEFIDDFDEKYRCLSVLMKQYSDREFKFGTPAVKNVGIFKVQIENITAKEFGAKAITPWNS, encoded by the coding sequence ATGCGAACATATTTTATTGAAGACCGAAAAGAAATTGACGAAGTAATCCGTGCATGTAAAACTTGTTTTTTAGCCATGTCAGTTGATAACCAACCCTATGTTTTACCAATGAACTTTGCGTTGGATGGCGATTCAATTATTCTGCATTCGGCAATGGAAGGACGTATGTGGGAAACTATAAAAACAAATCCACAGGTTTGTATAAACTGGACATTGGGCGAAGAACTGGCCTGGCAGGATGAACGTGTTGGATGTAGTTACCGTGTGAAATCAAAATCGGTGAACGTTGAAGGCAAGGTTGAGTTTATCGACGACTTTGATGAGAAATACCGCTGTCTCAGTGTTTTGATGAAACAATACAGCGACAGAGAATTTAAATTTGGGACACCAGCTGTTAAAAATGTTGGTATTTTTAAAGTGCAAATAGAAAATATTACCGCAAAAGAGTTTGGCGCAAAAGCTATAACTCCTTGGAATTCATAA
- the dnaG gene encoding DNA primase: protein MIDHATVDRIIDAAEISDVISDFVTLRKRGVNMLGLCPFHNEKTPSFTVSPAKGIFKCFGCGKGGNSVNFIMEHENLTYPEALKWLAKKYNIEVKEEEETEEQKQLKDTRESLMIVSGFAQKYFTRYLWEENEGRTIGLGYFRERSFRDDILKKFEVGFAPDGKTPFTEAAQKQGYKIDFLEKTGLTIKRDDWLRDRFAGRVMFPIHNLAGRVIAFGGRILKDDKKTAKYLNSPESDIYHKSRVLYGIFQAKREMTRTDKCYLVEGYTDVMSLHQAGIENVVASSGTALTPDQIRMVRRFTPNITIIYDGDAAGIKASLRGIDLVLEEGMNVKVLLLPDGEDPDSFAKKMGATGFQEYIDKNETDFIQFKTRLLLKNTENDPVAKARLISDVIRSVSVIPDSITRSVYIKECSRLLGVDEAVLYAEVRKQKHKQTEELQKKEFRERNRQSAAPPAPKQEEAVVRPAKILVEELEFLRFLLKYCTTDLFEEEDEETHETRILSVGEFMIDELEVDDLVSENELFRKVFYEVRENLYKETFDPWKHFVYHSDATMSRFATDLLSEKYTESKRWTKAGAFTEKEEDILNILVPRIVNEYKLRKIKLMMADIEKAIDKAAASNDFEKVIEEQSIYMNLKRAEKELAKSLGSRTIN, encoded by the coding sequence ATGATTGACCACGCAACTGTTGACAGGATTATTGATGCTGCTGAAATTTCGGATGTAATTTCGGATTTCGTTACTCTACGAAAACGTGGAGTTAACATGCTTGGTCTCTGTCCGTTTCATAACGAAAAAACACCGTCGTTTACCGTATCGCCGGCCAAGGGTATTTTTAAGTGTTTTGGATGCGGAAAAGGAGGAAACTCGGTAAACTTCATTATGGAGCACGAGAACCTTACTTATCCCGAAGCTTTAAAATGGCTGGCAAAAAAATACAATATTGAGGTAAAGGAAGAGGAGGAAACCGAAGAGCAAAAGCAGTTAAAAGATACGCGTGAGAGCTTGATGATTGTTTCCGGATTTGCACAGAAATATTTTACCCGTTATCTCTGGGAAGAAAATGAAGGAAGAACCATTGGGTTGGGCTATTTTCGCGAGCGCAGTTTTCGCGATGATATTCTGAAAAAATTTGAAGTTGGCTTTGCCCCCGACGGAAAAACACCATTTACCGAAGCCGCACAAAAGCAGGGTTACAAAATTGACTTTCTCGAAAAGACCGGTTTAACCATTAAACGCGATGATTGGTTACGCGATCGTTTTGCCGGACGTGTAATGTTCCCTATTCATAATCTGGCAGGGCGTGTAATCGCATTTGGAGGCCGCATTCTTAAAGACGATAAAAAAACAGCCAAATACCTTAACTCTCCGGAGTCTGACATTTACCACAAAAGCCGGGTGCTTTACGGAATTTTTCAGGCCAAACGCGAAATGACACGTACCGATAAGTGTTATTTGGTTGAAGGTTATACCGATGTAATGTCGTTGCATCAGGCGGGTATTGAAAATGTTGTAGCATCGTCGGGAACGGCATTAACACCTGACCAGATAAGAATGGTGCGCCGCTTTACGCCAAATATTACCATTATTTACGATGGCGATGCGGCCGGAATTAAAGCGTCGTTGCGTGGAATCGATCTCGTGCTTGAAGAGGGCATGAACGTAAAAGTTCTTCTATTACCTGATGGAGAAGACCCCGATTCGTTTGCAAAGAAAATGGGTGCGACCGGTTTTCAGGAGTATATCGATAAAAATGAAACCGATTTTATTCAGTTTAAAACTCGCTTGCTTTTAAAGAATACCGAAAATGATCCGGTTGCCAAAGCCCGATTGATTTCGGATGTTATACGGTCGGTTTCTGTTATTCCCGATTCTATTACACGCTCGGTGTATATTAAGGAATGCAGTCGCTTGCTGGGAGTTGATGAGGCTGTGCTTTATGCCGAAGTTCGTAAACAAAAACATAAGCAAACAGAGGAGCTCCAGAAAAAAGAATTCAGGGAAAGAAATCGTCAGTCAGCAGCACCTCCGGCACCAAAGCAAGAGGAGGCGGTCGTTCGTCCGGCAAAAATTTTGGTAGAAGAACTGGAGTTTCTACGTTTCCTGTTAAAATATTGCACAACTGATCTTTTTGAAGAGGAAGATGAAGAAACGCACGAAACCCGCATTTTATCGGTCGGAGAGTTTATGATCGACGAGTTGGAGGTTGATGACCTGGTTTCGGAAAATGAATTATTTCGAAAAGTGTTTTATGAAGTTCGGGAAAACCTGTATAAGGAAACATTCGATCCGTGGAAGCATTTTGTTTATCATTCAGATGCGACAATGAGCAGGTTTGCAACCGATTTGTTATCGGAAAAATATACTGAAAGTAAGCGTTGGACAAAAGCCGGTGCCTTTACCGAAAAAGAAGAAGATATTCTGAATATTCTGGTTCCCAGAATTGTAAATGAATATAAACTGCGAAAGATAAAACTAATGATGGCCGACATTGAGAAAGCCATTGACAAAGCAGCTGCGAGCAACGATTTTGAGAAGGTAATTGAAGAACAATCGATATATATGAACCTGAAACGAGCTGAAAAAGAATTAGCGAAAAGTCTTGGGAGCCGAACGATAAATTAA